A portion of the Cloacibacillus sp. An23 genome contains these proteins:
- the nifJ gene encoding pyruvate:ferredoxin (flavodoxin) oxidoreductase: MSERKMVTVDGNEAAAHVAHAVNEVISIYPITPSSPMGEWSDQWSAEHRPNIWGTVPLVEEMQSEAGASGAYHGAIQAGALGTTFTASQGLLLMIPNMYKIAGELTSTVMHVTARSLATHALSIFGDHSDVMAVRNTGWAMLCSSTVQETTDFALISQMATLEGHVPVLHFFDGFRTSHEEMKIEEISYDTMRACIDDDLVREHRYNRLTPDAPLVRGTAQNPDVFFQAREGANRYYADMPDIFQSAMDKFAKITGRQYHLFDYYGAPDAERVIVIMGSGAAVTRETVDYMLKQGEKVGLVAVRLFRPFDVKRFCNALPATVKTIAVLDRSKDPAAICEPLCADVREALNGSGITVVGGRYGLSSKDFTPAMVKGVYDELNKLEPKDGFTIGIEDDVTFTSLPYDPSFDTENPKTVRCLFYGLGSDGTVGANKNSIKIIGQETDLYAQGYYSYDSKKSGGITVSHLRFGPDPIYASYLINKANFLACHVYSFLEKLDVLKNAADGGTFLLNAPFGPEEIWDKLPYRYQRQIIDKHLKFYVIDAVKIAKETGMGSRTNTIMQTCFFAISGILPQDEAIKAIKDSIVKSYSRKGQAIVDKNIKAVDETLANLHEVKVPAEATSTFDIKPPVADDAPDFVKEVLGPMMVQEGDSLPVSALPEDGTFPTATTQYEKRNIAIDIPVWDPSLCIQCGKCVLVCPHAAIRSKVYDKKLLEEAPETFKHADAKWKNFPGEAFTVQIAPEDCTGCGLCAHNCPVKAKEEGGPRPLTMRTQMPLRETERANWKFFLDIPETDRNQLNTSTVKDVQLLRPLFEFSGACAGCGETPYLKLLSQLFGDRAIIANATGCSSIYGGNLPTTPWCVNDEGRGPAWSNSLFEDAAEFGLGFRLAIDKHAEYAAELLKKLEPELGEETVKAILEAPQTTEAEIKAVEEKIDEVKAQLHYMGAEEAEELESVIDNLAKKSVWSIGGDGWAYDIGYGGLDHVIASGRNINILVLDTEVYSNTGGQASKSTPRGAVAKFAAAGKKMGKKDLAMMAMSYGDVYVGKVAIGANDAHTVKVFKEAEAYNGPSIIIAYCHCIAHGIDMVNGLDQQKRAVESGHWMLMRYNPDLAKEGKNPLIIDSKEPTLPLEDYIYNEVRYKSLKTMNAEEAAVLLEEEKKAIKDRWRFYKHMAEMKMDD, encoded by the coding sequence ATGTCAGAAAGAAAGATGGTAACGGTAGACGGAAACGAAGCGGCGGCGCACGTAGCGCACGCGGTGAACGAGGTAATATCAATATACCCGATCACGCCGTCGTCGCCGATGGGAGAATGGTCCGACCAGTGGTCGGCGGAGCACCGTCCGAACATATGGGGCACGGTGCCGCTCGTAGAAGAGATGCAGAGCGAAGCCGGAGCCTCCGGAGCCTACCACGGAGCCATACAGGCCGGAGCGCTCGGCACCACATTCACGGCGTCGCAGGGACTCCTCCTCATGATCCCGAACATGTACAAGATAGCTGGAGAACTCACCAGCACAGTAATGCACGTGACGGCGAGAAGCCTCGCCACCCACGCGCTCTCCATATTCGGAGACCACTCGGACGTAATGGCGGTACGCAACACCGGCTGGGCCATGCTCTGCTCCTCCACCGTACAGGAAACGACGGACTTCGCACTCATATCGCAGATGGCGACCCTCGAGGGACACGTCCCCGTCCTCCACTTCTTCGACGGCTTCCGCACAAGCCACGAAGAAATGAAAATAGAAGAAATATCCTACGACACAATGCGCGCCTGCATCGACGACGACCTCGTCCGCGAGCACCGCTACAACAGACTCACGCCCGACGCCCCGCTCGTCCGCGGCACCGCGCAGAACCCCGACGTATTCTTCCAGGCCAGAGAAGGCGCCAACCGCTACTATGCGGATATGCCCGACATCTTCCAGAGCGCCATGGATAAATTCGCTAAAATCACCGGCCGCCAGTACCACCTCTTCGACTACTACGGAGCGCCCGACGCGGAGCGCGTAATAGTAATCATGGGCTCGGGCGCCGCCGTGACCCGCGAAACAGTCGACTACATGCTCAAGCAGGGTGAAAAAGTCGGCCTCGTCGCAGTCCGCCTCTTCCGTCCCTTCGACGTCAAGCGCTTCTGCAACGCGCTCCCCGCGACAGTCAAGACCATAGCCGTACTCGACCGCAGCAAAGATCCCGCGGCGATATGCGAGCCCCTCTGCGCCGACGTGCGCGAAGCGCTTAACGGCAGCGGCATCACAGTAGTCGGCGGACGCTACGGCCTCTCGTCCAAGGACTTCACCCCGGCGATGGTCAAAGGAGTCTACGACGAACTCAACAAACTCGAACCCAAGGACGGCTTCACCATCGGCATAGAAGACGACGTCACCTTCACCAGCCTGCCCTACGACCCGTCCTTCGACACCGAAAACCCCAAGACAGTCCGCTGCCTCTTCTACGGGCTTGGCTCCGACGGAACAGTCGGAGCGAACAAGAACTCCATTAAGATAATAGGCCAGGAGACCGACCTCTACGCGCAGGGCTACTACAGCTACGACTCCAAGAAGTCCGGAGGCATCACCGTCAGCCACCTGCGCTTCGGCCCCGACCCAATATACGCCAGCTACCTCATCAACAAGGCCAACTTCCTCGCCTGCCACGTCTACTCATTCCTTGAGAAACTCGACGTGCTCAAGAACGCGGCCGACGGCGGCACCTTCCTGCTCAACGCGCCCTTCGGCCCCGAAGAGATCTGGGACAAGCTGCCCTACCGCTACCAGAGGCAGATAATAGACAAACACCTCAAATTCTACGTCATCGACGCCGTCAAAATAGCGAAAGAGACCGGCATGGGCTCGCGCACCAACACCATAATGCAGACCTGCTTCTTCGCGATAAGCGGCATCCTCCCGCAGGACGAGGCCATCAAAGCCATCAAAGACTCCATAGTCAAGAGCTACAGCCGCAAAGGCCAGGCCATAGTAGACAAGAACATCAAAGCCGTCGACGAGACCCTAGCCAACCTCCACGAGGTCAAAGTCCCCGCCGAAGCGACCAGCACCTTCGACATCAAGCCGCCCGTCGCCGACGACGCGCCCGACTTCGTCAAAGAAGTCCTCGGCCCTATGATGGTACAGGAAGGCGACAGCCTCCCCGTCTCCGCGCTGCCTGAAGACGGCACCTTCCCGACCGCGACCACGCAGTACGAAAAGAGAAACATAGCGATAGACATACCCGTCTGGGATCCGAGCCTCTGCATCCAGTGCGGCAAATGCGTACTCGTCTGCCCGCATGCTGCGATACGCTCCAAAGTCTACGACAAGAAACTGCTCGAAGAAGCGCCCGAAACCTTCAAACACGCCGACGCGAAATGGAAAAACTTCCCCGGCGAAGCCTTCACCGTACAGATAGCGCCCGAAGACTGCACCGGCTGCGGCCTCTGCGCCCACAACTGCCCGGTAAAGGCCAAGGAAGAAGGCGGCCCGCGCCCGCTCACGATGCGCACCCAGATGCCGCTGCGCGAGACGGAGCGCGCCAACTGGAAATTCTTCCTCGACATACCCGAGACAGACAGAAACCAGCTCAACACCTCGACAGTCAAAGACGTACAGCTCCTCCGTCCGCTCTTTGAATTCTCGGGAGCCTGCGCCGGCTGCGGCGAAACGCCGTACCTCAAACTCCTCTCGCAGCTCTTCGGCGACAGGGCGATAATAGCCAACGCCACGGGCTGCTCCTCGATATACGGAGGCAACCTGCCCACCACGCCGTGGTGCGTCAACGACGAAGGCAGAGGCCCCGCGTGGAGCAACTCGCTATTTGAAGACGCCGCCGAATTCGGCCTCGGCTTCCGCCTCGCGATAGACAAACACGCCGAATACGCCGCGGAGCTCCTCAAGAAGCTCGAGCCCGAACTCGGCGAAGAGACCGTCAAGGCGATACTCGAAGCGCCTCAGACCACCGAAGCCGAAATAAAGGCCGTCGAAGAAAAGATAGACGAAGTCAAAGCCCAGCTCCACTACATGGGCGCCGAAGAAGCAGAAGAGCTTGAGTCCGTCATCGACAACCTCGCCAAGAAATCCGTCTGGAGCATAGGCGGAGACGGCTGGGCCTACGACATCGGCTACGGCGGACTCGACCACGTGATAGCCTCGGGCCGCAACATCAACATCCTCGTCCTCGACACCGAAGTCTACTCCAACACCGGCGGACAGGCCTCGAAATCCACGCCGCGCGGAGCCGTGGCGAAATTCGCCGCCGCCGGCAAAAAGATGGGCAAGAAAGACCTCGCCATGATGGCCATGAGCTACGGCGACGTCTACGTCGGCAAAGTCGCGATAGGCGCCAACGACGCGCACACCGTCAAAGTCTTTAAGGAAGCCGAAGCCTACAACGGCCCGTCGATAATCATAGCCTACTGCCACTGCATAGCGCACGGCATAGACATGGTGAACGGCCTCGACCAGCAGAAACGCGCGGTGGAATCCGGCCACTGGATGCTCATGCGCTACAACCCGGACCTCGCCAAAGAAGGCAAGAACCCGCTCATCATAGACAGCAAAGAGCCGACGCTGCCGCTTGAGGACTACATCTACAACGAAGTCCGCTACAAGAGCCTCAAGACCATGAACGCGGAAGAAGCCGCGGTGCTGCTCGAAGAAGAAAAGAAAGCCATCAAGGACAGATGGCGCTTCTACAAGCATATGGCCGAGATGAAGATGGACGACTAG
- the citD gene encoding citrate lyase acyl carrier protein, with amino-acid sequence MKLLHTASAGTLESSDCVVTVSPGGAFALDYRGANSVVFAKRTETLVRGILEKHSVEAANIVIQDQGAIEITIKARLETALLRAAKGE; translated from the coding sequence ATGAAACTTCTTCACACGGCGAGCGCCGGCACTCTCGAGTCGTCGGACTGCGTCGTCACCGTTTCGCCGGGCGGAGCTTTCGCGCTCGACTACCGCGGGGCGAACAGCGTAGTATTTGCAAAGAGGACGGAAACGCTTGTGCGCGGAATACTGGAAAAACATTCTGTCGAAGCCGCCAACATCGTTATACAGGACCAGGGCGCGATAGAAATCACGATAAAGGCGCGGCTCGAGACGGCTCTGCTGCGCGCGGCGAAGGGGGAATAG
- a CDS encoding tripartite tricarboxylate transporter permease yields METLSLLFSGFAQAMTPLNLIWLAAGSALGTVLGMLPGLGPTTGIALLMPLTFTMPPDTALVTMCAIYYGAMFGGSRSSILLNVPGDGAAVASCFDGYPMAQQGRAEAALAISAIASFIGGLLSTIAFVAVAVPVARFALKFGPPEYFMLMCFALAATAAISKEAMLKGLLSMCLGLMIATVGIDPQSGAIRFTFGITELQTGIDVVVVIIGIYGLGEVFHNMEHIRSDLAVKVQTKFGRIWVTMAEFKRCLPAILRQTPVGFFVGVLPGAGGTIACLMAYNNEKQMAKNPDDFGKGEIIGLAAPEAANNACSVGALIPMMTLGVPGSGTTAVMLGALMILGMQPGPLLFEQHADVAWTVIASMFLGNVICAVINLPLASLLVRVLAVPTKILYPAIVAVALIGVYTINFSAVDFVVLVVLGLIGYFMKKYKVPTSPLILAVVVGVSMEQSYRQAMMISDGDPSIFFRGGICWALFFLTIFSIAWPFISDWRKKRKAAAA; encoded by the coding sequence ATGGAAACTTTAAGTCTGTTGTTCTCAGGCTTCGCGCAGGCCATGACGCCGCTCAACCTTATATGGCTGGCGGCCGGGTCGGCGCTCGGCACGGTCCTCGGGATGCTTCCCGGGCTCGGGCCGACGACTGGCATAGCGCTCCTGATGCCGCTCACATTTACGATGCCGCCGGACACGGCTCTCGTCACTATGTGCGCTATTTACTACGGCGCGATGTTCGGCGGCTCGCGCAGCTCGATACTTCTCAACGTTCCGGGAGACGGCGCCGCCGTCGCCTCATGCTTCGACGGCTACCCGATGGCCCAGCAGGGACGCGCGGAGGCGGCCCTCGCTATTTCCGCCATCGCGTCGTTCATAGGCGGCCTGCTTTCTACTATAGCTTTCGTCGCGGTCGCCGTCCCTGTAGCGCGTTTCGCGCTTAAGTTCGGTCCCCCGGAATATTTCATGCTGATGTGCTTCGCGCTCGCAGCGACGGCTGCCATCTCCAAGGAGGCCATGCTCAAGGGGCTTCTCTCGATGTGCCTCGGCCTCATGATCGCTACGGTCGGCATCGACCCGCAGTCGGGCGCTATACGCTTCACCTTCGGCATAACCGAGCTTCAGACCGGCATCGACGTCGTCGTCGTCATCATCGGCATCTACGGCCTCGGCGAAGTATTCCACAATATGGAGCATATAAGGTCCGATCTCGCCGTGAAGGTTCAGACGAAGTTCGGGCGTATCTGGGTCACGATGGCTGAGTTCAAGCGCTGCCTGCCCGCGATTCTGCGCCAGACTCCAGTCGGCTTCTTCGTGGGCGTCCTTCCCGGAGCCGGCGGCACTATAGCCTGTCTTATGGCCTATAACAACGAAAAGCAGATGGCGAAGAACCCGGACGATTTCGGCAAGGGTGAAATAATAGGCCTCGCGGCTCCCGAAGCGGCGAACAACGCCTGCTCCGTCGGAGCGCTCATCCCGATGATGACGCTCGGCGTCCCAGGCTCAGGCACGACGGCGGTCATGCTCGGCGCTCTTATGATACTCGGAATGCAGCCGGGGCCGCTCCTCTTCGAGCAGCACGCCGACGTGGCGTGGACTGTCATCGCGAGTATGTTCCTCGGCAACGTCATATGCGCCGTCATCAACCTGCCGCTCGCGAGCCTTCTCGTCCGCGTCCTCGCCGTCCCGACTAAGATACTCTATCCCGCGATAGTGGCGGTCGCTCTTATCGGCGTCTATACGATAAACTTCAGTGCCGTGGATTTCGTGGTTTTGGTGGTGCTTGGGCTCATCGGCTACTTTATGAAGAAGTACAAGGTGCCGACATCTCCGTTGATACTCGCCGTCGTCGTCGGCGTCTCGATGGAGCAGTCCTACCGTCAGGCTATGATGATATCCGACGGCGACCCGTCGATATTCTTCCGCGGCGGTATCTGCTGGGCGCTGTTCTTCCTGACTATCTTCTCGATAGCGTGGCCTTTCATAAGCGATTGGAGGAAAAAGCGGAAGGCGGCCGCCGCGTAG
- the citF gene encoding citrate lyase subunit alpha codes for MKTVVNSLGRTVPLEVPGVGAFEPYLSPFGKIEAASGLRSAPRPVRAAAPCRDKRAKSLREAIEKSGLRDGMTVSFHHHLRNGDAVIPMVLAELDAMGFRNLTFAPSSIPDAHDCVADYIRSGLIGKLYTSGVRGKLGQLLSSGEAGIPVIIRSHGGRARAIEEGSIQIDVAFLAAPSCDCLGNINGVQGPSACGSLGYAITDARSAAHVIAITDNLVEYPLSPKISIPQYLVDQVVVADSIGDPAKIATGAARITRNPVDLKIAQDSFRLMKASGIVQPGFSFQMGVGGASLAVAAYLEEYMAEKGITGSFGLGGVGGYMASMHDKGLFRTVFDVQSFDAVVTKSMLSNPNHIEIDASWYANPFNAGALVNNLDCVILAALEADTDFNVNVLTGNDGVLRGASGGHQDAAAGAALSIIVCPSFRGGVPSIKSRVTTVTTPGETVDAIVTERGICVNPRRADLLEAALKAKLPVVDIEKLKAEVEKLTGTPEPIEFDYGRLIAAVEYRDGTLIDGVYAAKR; via the coding sequence ATGAAGACCGTTGTTAATTCTCTCGGCAGGACTGTGCCTCTCGAGGTTCCCGGCGTCGGGGCCTTCGAGCCTTACCTTTCGCCCTTCGGCAAAATCGAGGCGGCCTCCGGGCTGCGCTCCGCGCCTCGCCCCGTGCGCGCGGCGGCCCCGTGCCGCGACAAGCGCGCGAAGTCGCTGCGCGAGGCGATAGAAAAGTCCGGCCTGCGCGACGGCATGACGGTTTCCTTCCACCACCATCTGCGCAACGGCGACGCCGTAATACCGATGGTGCTCGCCGAGCTCGACGCTATGGGATTCAGGAACCTCACCTTCGCCCCAAGCTCGATACCGGACGCGCACGACTGCGTCGCGGACTACATAAGGAGCGGGCTTATCGGCAAACTTTATACCTCCGGCGTCCGCGGCAAGCTCGGGCAGCTTCTTTCAAGCGGCGAGGCCGGCATCCCGGTGATAATACGCAGCCACGGAGGACGCGCGCGCGCCATCGAAGAGGGCTCCATACAGATAGACGTCGCCTTCCTCGCGGCCCCCTCCTGCGACTGCCTCGGCAACATAAACGGCGTGCAGGGCCCTTCGGCCTGTGGTTCGCTCGGCTACGCGATAACCGACGCGCGCAGCGCGGCCCACGTCATAGCGATAACGGACAACCTCGTCGAGTATCCGCTCTCGCCGAAAATCTCCATTCCGCAATACCTCGTAGACCAGGTCGTCGTAGCAGACAGCATCGGCGACCCGGCGAAGATCGCCACAGGCGCGGCACGCATCACGCGCAACCCGGTAGACTTGAAAATCGCGCAGGATTCCTTCCGTCTCATGAAAGCCTCGGGCATTGTACAGCCGGGCTTCTCCTTCCAGATGGGCGTCGGCGGCGCGAGCCTCGCGGTCGCGGCCTACCTTGAGGAATACATGGCGGAGAAGGGCATAACCGGCAGCTTCGGTCTCGGCGGAGTCGGCGGCTACATGGCCTCGATGCACGACAAAGGGCTATTCCGCACCGTATTCGACGTGCAGTCGTTCGACGCCGTGGTCACGAAGTCGATGCTCTCCAACCCGAACCACATCGAAATAGACGCCTCGTGGTACGCGAACCCGTTCAACGCTGGCGCGCTCGTCAACAACCTCGACTGCGTAATACTCGCGGCGCTCGAGGCAGACACGGATTTCAACGTCAACGTGCTCACCGGCAACGACGGCGTCCTGCGCGGAGCTTCGGGCGGACATCAAGACGCCGCGGCAGGCGCGGCGCTCTCGATAATAGTCTGCCCGTCATTCAGGGGCGGCGTGCCCTCGATAAAAAGCCGCGTCACCACAGTCACGACCCCCGGCGAGACGGTGGACGCGATAGTTACCGAACGCGGGATATGCGTCAACCCGAGACGGGCCGATCTGCTCGAAGCGGCCCTCAAGGCGAAGCTTCCGGTAGTTGATATAGAAAAGCTCAAGGCCGAGGTCGAAAAGCTCACCGGAACGCCGGAGCCGATAGAGTTCGACTACGGCAGGCTTATAGCAGCCGTCGAATACCGCGACGGCACACTCATCGACGGAGTGTACGCGGCGAAACGCTAG
- a CDS encoding aldolase/citrate lyase family protein: MRPMRSMLYIPANSPGMLQHAPVFGCDSILIDLEDAIAYTEKDSARVMASWFLREFDFKDLFVTVRLNGADTEFFEKDIETVIPCRPHAVRLPKCNSEADVLLADGKIGEAEERCGIPRGTVQLHAMVETALGLENAFRIASACPRVTALTLGGQDFTADMGIQKTRGGRELFYARSRIVAAAHAAGVASFDTVWTDLNDPEGLYMESKEIVELGFTGKACIHPGQIATIHKAFMPEMTELRKALRVVEAAEAAEREGKGVISVGGKMVDAPIVARSAHLLELARMYGIEREAL; the protein is encoded by the coding sequence ATGCGTCCGATGCGCTCGATGCTCTATATTCCCGCGAACTCGCCCGGGATGCTGCAGCACGCGCCCGTCTTCGGCTGCGACAGCATACTGATAGACCTCGAGGACGCGATAGCCTACACGGAGAAGGACTCGGCGCGCGTGATGGCCTCGTGGTTCCTGCGCGAGTTCGACTTCAAGGACTTGTTCGTGACGGTGCGCCTCAACGGCGCGGACACGGAATTTTTTGAAAAGGACATAGAGACGGTAATCCCATGCCGCCCGCACGCTGTGCGCCTGCCTAAGTGCAACTCGGAAGCCGACGTGCTGCTCGCCGACGGGAAGATAGGCGAGGCTGAGGAGAGATGCGGCATACCGCGCGGCACTGTGCAGCTCCACGCTATGGTCGAGACCGCGCTGGGCCTCGAGAACGCCTTCCGCATCGCCTCGGCCTGCCCGCGCGTGACGGCTCTGACGCTCGGCGGACAGGACTTCACGGCCGACATGGGGATACAGAAGACGCGCGGCGGGCGCGAGCTCTTCTACGCGCGCAGCCGCATAGTCGCCGCGGCGCACGCGGCGGGCGTCGCCTCGTTTGACACGGTCTGGACCGATCTCAACGACCCCGAGGGCCTTTACATGGAATCCAAGGAGATAGTCGAGCTAGGCTTCACAGGCAAGGCCTGCATACACCCCGGGCAGATAGCGACTATCCACAAGGCCTTCATGCCCGAGATGACGGAGCTGCGCAAGGCGCTGCGCGTCGTCGAGGCCGCGGAGGCGGCTGAACGCGAGGGCAAGGGAGTAATCTCGGTCGGCGGCAAGATGGTGGACGCGCCGATTGTCGCGCGCTCGGCGCACCTGCTCGAGCTAGCGCGGATGTACGGCATAGAAAGGGAGGCGCTTTAG
- a CDS encoding pyruvate carboxylase subunit B: MSETVVKQEIKDANGNVIATKITTAEAAQQAEAAAPAVTVNEVKKPAEAKKKPRVGITETAFRDAHQSIMATRLRTEDMLPICEAVDEVGYHSIECWGGATFDAAMRFLHEDPWDRLRQLKKRLKKTKTQMLLRGQNLVGYRHYSDETVREFVKRAIGNGVDIVRVFDALNDLRNMSIAAETVKKEGGELQMTISYTVSPVHTLELFAKQAKDMADMGADSICIKDMAGLLSPVSVAALVKAIKKKVNLPVQIHSHYTSGMASMTYMAALEAGADVVDCAISPFAMGTSQPATETMVAALAGGPLDTGLSLEKLLPIAKHYQKLREKYKDLIMGISGVDVNILLYQIPGGMYSNLQSQLKEGGCLDKFNEVLEEVPRVRKEMGYPPLVTPTSQIVGTQAAMNVISGKRWKMIPNEVRQYFRGYYGKTPAPVDPEIQKIVLGDEQPITCRPGEKIPPEIEQAKKEIGVWCTQPEDVLSYILFPQVAKDFLPAKFARENLVDIGEEPQEAPEAYAI; encoded by the coding sequence ATGTCAGAAACAGTGGTGAAGCAGGAAATCAAGGACGCCAACGGCAACGTGATAGCCACGAAGATAACGACGGCCGAGGCCGCTCAGCAGGCGGAAGCCGCCGCGCCGGCGGTCACCGTAAACGAGGTAAAAAAGCCGGCTGAAGCGAAGAAGAAACCCCGCGTCGGAATAACCGAGACGGCATTCCGCGACGCGCATCAGTCGATTATGGCGACGCGCCTCCGCACGGAGGATATGCTGCCGATATGCGAGGCAGTGGATGAGGTAGGCTACCACTCCATAGAATGCTGGGGCGGAGCGACTTTCGACGCCGCGATGCGCTTCCTTCACGAAGATCCGTGGGACAGGCTCCGTCAGCTTAAAAAACGCCTCAAGAAAACCAAGACGCAGATGCTCCTTCGCGGGCAGAACCTCGTCGGCTACCGCCATTACTCCGACGAGACCGTGCGCGAATTCGTCAAGCGCGCGATAGGCAACGGAGTAGACATCGTCCGCGTATTCGACGCGCTCAACGACCTCCGCAACATGTCCATAGCCGCCGAGACCGTCAAGAAAGAGGGCGGCGAGCTCCAGATGACGATCTCCTACACCGTATCGCCGGTCCATACGCTCGAGCTCTTCGCCAAGCAGGCGAAGGACATGGCGGACATGGGCGCGGACTCGATATGCATCAAGGACATGGCCGGCCTTCTCTCGCCCGTCTCCGTCGCAGCGCTCGTCAAGGCGATAAAGAAAAAGGTGAACCTGCCCGTACAGATACACAGCCACTACACGAGCGGCATGGCGTCCATGACCTACATGGCGGCTCTCGAGGCCGGCGCGGACGTCGTGGACTGCGCCATCTCGCCCTTCGCGATGGGCACGAGCCAGCCCGCCACGGAAACGATGGTCGCGGCGCTCGCGGGCGGCCCGCTCGACACGGGACTCTCGCTCGAGAAGCTCCTGCCGATAGCGAAGCACTACCAGAAACTCCGCGAGAAATACAAGGATCTCATCATGGGCATCAGCGGCGTAGACGTCAACATCCTGCTCTACCAGATACCGGGCGGAATGTACTCGAACCTCCAGAGCCAGCTCAAGGAGGGCGGATGCCTCGACAAATTCAACGAGGTGCTTGAAGAGGTGCCGCGCGTCCGCAAGGAGATGGGATACCCGCCGCTCGTCACTCCGACCAGCCAGATAGTCGGAACGCAGGCCGCGATGAACGTCATCTCCGGCAAACGCTGGAAGATGATACCGAACGAAGTGCGTCAGTACTTCCGCGGCTACTACGGAAAGACCCCGGCTCCGGTCGATCCCGAGATACAGAAAATAGTCCTCGGCGACGAACAGCCGATCACCTGCCGCCCCGGCGAAAAGATCCCGCCGGAGATCGAGCAGGCGAAGAAGGAGATCGGCGTCTGGTGCACCCAGCCGGAGGACGTCCTCTCCTACATCCTCTTCCCGCAGGTCGCGAAGGACTTCCTCCCCGCGAAATTCGCGAGGGAAAACCTCGTAGACATCGGCGAAGAACCCCAGGAAGCCCCGGAAGCCTACGCGATATAG
- a CDS encoding tripartite tricarboxylate transporter substrate binding protein, whose amino-acid sequence MKRSAAVSVLAALFVAVFAFAATAADYPSKPFEFLAPAGAGGGWDTTIRLVGKALGDLKLVTQPMPVTNKPGGGGAVNLAYIQRKKNDPYVITVYSPPLLLINLTGQTPLGYKNLTPIARLIDDYGAFAVPKNSPYNSMMDVVEAIKKDPRSVKVGGTSSAGSMDHVQFLQAMRAAGVTALKEIPFISLQEGSMASLMGGHIDLLSTGMAETVGALESGDIKVLAISAPERVKSGPLAAVPTLKEAGIDTVFINWRGLFGAPNMGDEARDYMANVLKQMSESQEWLDICEKNGWEPVYAGPEEFAKFLDQTNEEYKVILDEIGFLKK is encoded by the coding sequence ATGAAGCGTTCAGCAGCAGTATCGGTGTTAGCGGCATTGTTCGTTGCGGTATTCGCGTTTGCGGCAACGGCGGCGGATTATCCGTCGAAACCCTTTGAGTTTCTCGCCCCCGCGGGAGCCGGCGGCGGCTGGGACACGACCATAAGGCTCGTAGGCAAGGCGCTGGGCGACCTCAAGCTCGTCACGCAGCCGATGCCCGTCACAAACAAGCCCGGAGGCGGCGGCGCGGTCAACCTCGCGTACATTCAGAGAAAGAAGAACGACCCCTACGTCATCACCGTGTATTCGCCCCCGCTTCTTCTCATCAACCTCACCGGACAGACCCCGCTCGGTTATAAGAATCTTACGCCCATCGCCCGCCTTATCGACGACTACGGAGCGTTTGCCGTCCCGAAGAACTCGCCTTACAACAGTATGATGGACGTGGTCGAAGCCATCAAGAAGGATCCGAGGAGCGTAAAGGTCGGAGGCACCAGCTCCGCGGGAAGCATGGATCACGTGCAGTTCCTTCAGGCGATGCGCGCAGCCGGTGTGACTGCGCTTAAAGAAATCCCGTTCATCTCCCTTCAGGAAGGAAGCATGGCTTCGCTCATGGGCGGACACATTGACCTTCTTTCCACCGGTATGGCCGAAACGGTCGGAGCTCTTGAGTCGGGCGACATCAAAGTCCTCGCGATAAGCGCCCCCGAGCGTGTGAAGAGCGGCCCGCTCGCCGCCGTCCCGACGCTCAAGGAAGCCGGCATCGACACCGTGTTCATCAACTGGCGCGGACTTTTCGGCGCGCCGAACATGGGCGATGAAGCGCGCGACTACATGGCGAACGTCTTAAAGCAGATGTCCGAAAGCCAGGAGTGGCTCGACATTTGCGAAAAGAACGGATGGGAACCCGTGTACGCCGGGCCGGAGGAGTTCGCGAAATTCCTCGACCAGACCAACGAAGAGTACAAGGTCATCCTTGACGAAATAGGATTCCTAAAGAAATAG
- a CDS encoding tripartite tricarboxylate transporter TctB family protein, producing the protein MNSDVIVGLFSLVFCIAYTIAAWLLPDAAIGNPMAPKYFPLGVGIMGAVFSLMLLSRGMKRGRVARKGKAPDPGYWVLIAGLCACCLVYAAVLERIGFLISTTVFLAAMLFLVNGVKGWIANIAVSLVFTVGIWYAFTKIFLFTLP; encoded by the coding sequence GTGAACTCTGACGTTATCGTCGGCCTGTTCTCGTTAGTGTTCTGCATCGCCTACACTATCGCGGCGTGGCTTCTGCCGGACGCGGCTATCGGCAATCCGATGGCGCCGAAGTACTTCCCGCTCGGCGTAGGGATAATGGGAGCGGTCTTCTCCCTGATGCTTCTCTCGCGCGGAATGAAGCGCGGGCGCGTCGCGAGGAAGGGCAAGGCTCCCGACCCCGGCTATTGGGTCCTTATCGCCGGACTCTGCGCCTGCTGCCTTGTCTATGCCGCCGTTCTTGAAAGGATAGGCTTTCTTATCAGCACCACGGTCTTCCTCGCGGCTATGCTGTTCTTGGTCAACGGGGTCAAGGGCTGGATCGCCAATATAGCCGTCTCGCTCGTCTTCACGGTAGGCATCTGGTATGCCTTTACGAAAATATTCCTGTTCACTCTGCCATAA